One stretch of Streptomyces peucetius DNA includes these proteins:
- a CDS encoding ROK family transcriptional regulator — protein sequence METPGSQTSLHRANLERVVRAVRMAGSLTQAEIARSTGLSAATVSNIVRELKDGGTVEVTPTSAGGRRARSVSLSGDAGIVIGVDFGHTHLRVAVGNLAQQVLAEEAEPLDVDASSEEGFGRAEALVNRLIEATGIAPGKVVGVGLGVPGPIDVESGTLGSTAILPGWKGINPSEELSARLGVPVHVDNDANLGALGELVWGSGRGVKDLAYIKVASGVGAGLVIDGQIYRGPGGTAGEIGHITLDESGPVCRCGNRGCLETFAAARYVLPLLQPSHGAELTMERVVQLAREGDPGCRRVVADVGRHIGSGVANLCNLLNPSRVVLGGDLAEAGELVLGPIRESVSRYAIPSAARQLSVAPGALGGRAEVLGALALVLSEMGDSTLLQGSDGALPVGAPAFT from the coding sequence ATGGAGACTCCGGGATCGCAGACATCTCTGCACCGGGCCAATCTCGAGCGCGTCGTGCGTGCCGTCCGCATGGCGGGCTCGCTGACGCAGGCGGAGATCGCGAGGAGCACCGGCCTCTCCGCGGCCACCGTCTCCAACATCGTCCGCGAGCTGAAGGACGGCGGCACCGTCGAGGTGACCCCCACCTCGGCGGGCGGCCGCAGGGCCCGCAGCGTCTCGCTCAGCGGCGACGCCGGCATCGTGATCGGCGTCGATTTCGGCCATACCCACCTGCGCGTGGCCGTCGGCAACCTCGCTCAGCAGGTGCTCGCGGAGGAGGCGGAGCCGCTTGACGTAGACGCGTCGTCCGAGGAGGGCTTCGGCCGGGCGGAGGCGCTGGTCAACCGGCTGATCGAGGCGACGGGGATCGCCCCGGGCAAGGTGGTGGGCGTGGGGCTCGGTGTGCCGGGCCCCATCGACGTGGAGTCGGGCACGCTGGGTTCCACGGCCATCCTTCCGGGCTGGAAGGGCATCAACCCCAGCGAGGAGCTGTCGGCCCGCCTGGGCGTGCCGGTCCACGTGGACAACGACGCGAACCTCGGCGCGCTGGGCGAGCTGGTGTGGGGCAGCGGCCGCGGGGTCAAGGACCTGGCGTACATCAAGGTGGCCAGCGGTGTCGGCGCCGGCCTCGTCATAGACGGTCAGATCTACCGGGGCCCCGGCGGTACGGCCGGGGAGATCGGGCACATCACGCTGGACGAGTCGGGCCCGGTCTGCCGGTGCGGCAACCGCGGCTGTCTGGAGACGTTCGCCGCGGCGCGGTACGTGCTGCCGCTGCTGCAGCCGAGCCACGGCGCCGAGCTGACCATGGAGCGGGTGGTACAGCTCGCCCGTGAGGGCGACCCGGGCTGCCGCCGTGTCGTGGCCGACGTGGGCCGTCACATCGGCAGCGGCGTGGCGAATCTGTGCAACCTCCTCAATCCCAGCCGGGTGGTGCTCGGCGGGGATCTGGCGGAGGCTGGAGAGTTGGTACTGGGGCCGATCCGCGAGTCCGTCTCCCGTTACGCCATTCCCAGTGCGGCGAGGCAGCTCTCGGTGGCTCCGGGGGCTCTCGGCGGCCGTGCCGAAGTGCTCGGCGCGCTGGCCCTGGTGCTCAGCGAAATGGGTGATTCAACGCTTTTGCAGGGATCTGACGGCGCGCTGCCGGTCGGAGCGCCCGCCTTCACTTAG
- a CDS encoding substrate-binding domain-containing protein, whose protein sequence is MNAHLRRAAVAVAASAMAVSLAACGQAGDSGESTSESSPKKGDDITIGLLLPENQTARYEKFDKPLIEKKISELTNDKAKVVYANAKQDATQQSQQVETMITNKVDALILDAVDSKAIANSVKKAKDAGIPVVAYDRLAEGPIDAYTSFDNEEVGRVQGKALLEALGDKAKDGQIVMMNGSVTDPNAALFKKGAHAELDGKVNIGKEYDTKEWKPENANANMEAAISALGKDKIIGVYSANDGMAGGIITALKAAGISPLPPVTGQDAEISGVQRIVAGEQFMSVYKPYAPEAAAAAEMAVALAKGEKLDSIAKSTVDSPTTQDVPAVLVPVVSLTQDNIKETVVKDGVYTVQEICTAKLKAACDKLGLK, encoded by the coding sequence GTGAACGCACATCTGCGTCGTGCCGCTGTTGCTGTCGCTGCCTCTGCGATGGCCGTATCGCTGGCCGCCTGTGGTCAGGCCGGCGACTCGGGCGAAAGCACGAGCGAGTCGAGCCCCAAGAAGGGCGACGACATCACGATCGGCCTGCTCCTTCCGGAGAACCAGACCGCTCGTTACGAGAAGTTCGACAAGCCGCTCATCGAGAAGAAGATCAGCGAGCTCACCAACGACAAGGCGAAGGTCGTCTACGCCAACGCCAAGCAGGACGCCACGCAGCAGTCCCAGCAGGTCGAGACGATGATCACCAACAAGGTCGACGCTCTGATCCTGGACGCCGTGGACTCCAAGGCCATCGCCAACAGCGTGAAGAAGGCCAAGGACGCCGGCATCCCGGTCGTCGCCTACGACCGCCTCGCCGAGGGCCCGATCGACGCCTACACCTCCTTCGACAACGAAGAGGTCGGCCGGGTGCAGGGCAAGGCCCTGCTGGAGGCCCTGGGCGACAAGGCCAAGGACGGCCAGATCGTCATGATGAACGGCTCCGTCACCGACCCGAACGCCGCGCTGTTCAAGAAGGGCGCCCACGCCGAGCTCGACGGCAAGGTCAACATCGGCAAGGAGTACGACACCAAGGAGTGGAAGCCGGAGAACGCCAACGCCAACATGGAGGCCGCGATCTCGGCCCTCGGCAAGGACAAGATCATCGGCGTCTACTCCGCGAACGACGGCATGGCGGGCGGCATCATCACCGCCCTCAAGGCCGCCGGCATCTCCCCGCTCCCGCCGGTCACCGGCCAGGACGCCGAGATCTCCGGCGTGCAGCGCATCGTCGCGGGTGAGCAGTTCATGAGCGTCTACAAGCCGTACGCCCCGGAGGCCGCCGCGGCCGCCGAGATGGCCGTGGCGCTCGCCAAGGGCGAGAAGCTCGACTCGATCGCCAAGTCCACGGTCGACAGCCCGACCACCCAGGACGTCCCGGCCGTGCTCGTCCCGGTGGTCTCGCTGACCCAGGACAACATCAAGGAGACCGTCGTCAAGGACGGCGTCTACACGGTCCAGGAGATCTGCACCGCGAAGCTCAAGGCCGCGTGTGACAAGCTCGGCCTGAAGTAG
- a CDS encoding ATP-binding cassette domain-containing protein, whose protein sequence is MVHVSATPVLALRGVSKRFGAVQALTDVELEVHAGEVVALVGDNGAGKSTLVKTIAGVHPIDEGAIEWEGRGVSINRPHDAQSLGIATVYQDLALCDNIDVVGNLYLGRELHKRGVLDEVEMERRALELLKTLSIRIPSVRIPIASLSGGQRQTVAIARSMLGEPKLVILDEPTAALGVEQTAQVLDLVERLRERGHAVILISHNMADVKAVADKVAVLRLGRNNGIFEVKSTSQEEIISAITGATDNAVTRRAARNAEVQK, encoded by the coding sequence ATGGTTCACGTGTCCGCTACGCCCGTGTTGGCGTTGCGCGGGGTCTCCAAGCGGTTCGGTGCCGTCCAGGCGCTCACCGACGTAGAGCTTGAGGTCCACGCCGGTGAGGTGGTCGCACTCGTCGGCGACAACGGCGCCGGAAAGTCCACGCTGGTCAAGACGATCGCCGGCGTGCATCCCATCGATGAAGGCGCCATCGAATGGGAGGGCAGGGGCGTGTCGATCAACCGGCCGCACGACGCCCAGAGCCTCGGCATCGCGACCGTCTACCAGGACCTCGCGCTCTGCGACAACATCGACGTCGTCGGCAACCTCTACCTCGGCCGGGAGCTGCACAAGCGCGGTGTGCTCGACGAGGTCGAGATGGAACGCCGCGCCCTGGAGCTCCTCAAGACGCTCTCGATCCGGATCCCCAGTGTCCGTATCCCGATCGCCTCGCTCTCCGGCGGTCAGCGCCAGACCGTGGCCATCGCGCGTTCGATGCTCGGTGAGCCCAAGCTCGTCATCCTCGACGAGCCCACCGCCGCCCTCGGCGTCGAGCAGACCGCACAGGTGCTCGACCTGGTGGAGCGGCTGCGGGAGCGCGGCCACGCCGTGATCCTCATCAGCCACAACATGGCCGACGTCAAGGCCGTCGCCGACAAGGTCGCCGTCCTGCGGCTCGGTCGCAACAACGGGATCTTCGAGGTCAAGTCGACCTCGCAGGAAGAGATCATCTCCGCCATCACCGGTGCCACGGACAACGCCGTGACCCGCCGTGCGGCGCGCAACGCGGAGGTTCAGAAGTGA
- a CDS encoding sugar ABC transporter permease, with protein sequence MTTEKTSTADAPVVNPDAAHDALTAVDPRLLVREQGVKGYWSEFKRKMHAGDLGSIPVVLGLVIISIIFQSMNSQFLSAKNLTDISVTMVGTGMMAVGIIFVLLLGEIDLSVGAVSGVSGALAAVLSVSNGMNEWFAVLVALVGGAIIGALHGFFFARIGAPAFAVTLAGLLFWQGFMLQMLGDTGTINLDSEGVVGRMTTYFFSDIAAAYGLAAAAVAVFFLSSFFDNRRRDAAGVPSRPLSDTLLRTVLLAVVAFAAAAVFNQYRGLPLALVLFLAALVITDFVLRRTSYGRKIFALGGSVEASRRAGINVTAVRISVFSIAGFFAAVGGLFWASKIAAANQSAGAGELLMNVIAAAVIGGTSLFGGRGRTWNALLGAMVIVSIQYGLALEGIRTPVVYMITGGVLLATVVIDSVTRKTQRTAGRA encoded by the coding sequence GTGACCACCGAAAAGACCTCCACCGCCGACGCGCCGGTCGTCAACCCGGACGCGGCGCACGACGCGCTCACGGCCGTCGACCCGCGGCTGCTCGTGCGCGAGCAGGGCGTCAAGGGCTACTGGTCGGAGTTCAAGCGGAAGATGCACGCCGGAGACCTGGGATCCATCCCGGTCGTCCTCGGCCTGGTCATCATCTCCATCATCTTCCAGAGCATGAACTCGCAGTTCCTCTCGGCGAAGAACCTCACCGACATCTCGGTGACGATGGTCGGCACCGGAATGATGGCCGTCGGCATCATCTTCGTGCTGCTCCTCGGCGAGATCGACCTGTCCGTCGGCGCCGTCAGCGGCGTCTCCGGCGCCCTCGCGGCCGTACTGAGCGTCAGCAACGGCATGAACGAGTGGTTCGCCGTACTCGTCGCCCTCGTCGGCGGTGCGATCATCGGCGCCCTGCACGGCTTCTTCTTCGCCAGGATCGGCGCCCCCGCCTTCGCCGTCACCCTGGCGGGCCTGCTGTTCTGGCAGGGGTTCATGCTCCAGATGCTCGGAGACACCGGCACGATCAACCTGGACTCGGAGGGCGTGGTCGGCCGGATGACCACGTACTTCTTCTCCGACATCGCGGCCGCCTACGGACTCGCCGCCGCCGCCGTGGCTGTGTTCTTCCTCTCGTCGTTCTTCGACAACCGTCGTCGTGACGCCGCGGGCGTGCCGTCGCGGCCGCTGTCCGACACGCTGCTGCGGACCGTGCTGCTCGCCGTCGTGGCCTTCGCGGCCGCGGCCGTCTTCAACCAGTACCGCGGTCTGCCGCTGGCTCTGGTGCTCTTCCTGGCAGCCCTGGTCATCACCGACTTCGTGCTCCGCCGTACCTCCTACGGGCGCAAGATCTTCGCCCTCGGCGGCAGCGTCGAGGCCTCGAGGCGTGCCGGTATCAACGTCACCGCCGTACGGATCTCCGTCTTCTCCATCGCGGGCTTCTTCGCGGCCGTCGGCGGTCTGTTCTGGGCCTCCAAGATCGCGGCGGCCAACCAGAGCGCCGGCGCAGGTGAGCTGCTGATGAACGTCATCGCGGCGGCCGTCATCGGCGGCACCAGCCTCTTCGGTGGCCGGGGCCGCACCTGGAACGCGCTGCTCGGTGCGATGGTGATCGTCTCGATCCAGTACGGCCTGGCGCTGGAAGGCATCAGGACCCCGGTCGTCTACATGATCACCGGTGGTGTTCTGCTGGCGACCGTGGTGATCGACTCGGTTACCCGTAAGACGCAGCGGACCGCAGGTCGCGCCTAG